One genomic region from Sphingobacterium multivorum encodes:
- a CDS encoding TonB-dependent receptor: MKVCILILIISMVHVHASSFGQQVTLDIKNGRLVDVLDEIQKQTGYEFLYNNSLINKQKRVTIKANHKNFKEVLQEFLSERNLTYELNLNTVLIMAKVGSPQVASSTAVFLQRRRITGVVSDSKGAPLESVTVAVKGTTIGTKTDAQGQFALEIEDQHKVLQFSLVGFQSFERNISASNQLKITLEPAVSDLEEAVVVAYGKQRKISVVGAISSVSPQQLKTPVAKISSALAGQMAGVVTVQGSGEPGSATSFWIRGVSSFAGGTGPLVLVDGIERPMDLVDPEDVESFSVLKDATATAVYGVRGANGIVIITTKRGKKSVKPSINARVERGMLEPVVLPKLANAAQWLDYYNDINFEASGKAPLTQEEINKYVNKVDPDVYPNVDWMQEIFKKRTSNERLNVNVTGGGDFIKYYVSGSYMKENGIFQPRKTSNYDPSVNFDRINFRSNVDIRLSRSTEVNLNLSNQYETKNRLGVNLGDMYDIVLHTTPVATPTQFSNGAYAQPQGGQNPYYSLNTTGFSKDFWNNAQSLIGITQDFSELITPGLKANVKFSWDAKNSSTLDKRKAPTTYYVDKTKPRDSEGNLILKDNGNGSDYLALADYHSGERATNFESSLMYDQLFGDKHRVGGLFLFSMRERTNNFPERDYIAAFPYRNTGIASRLTYSYQDRYFIEGNFGYNGSENFAPKKRFGFFPSLAMGYVISNEAFFKSLLPVVNFLKIRGSIGRIGSDKIGGSRRFAYNSEMKLDGGYSFGIGGKNYLQGIATGYPGNPLVAWESALKRNIGLELSLFNKLTIQADYFAEKRDGIYILQESVPSIVGINVKPYVNIGQMQNKGAEGSLEFNHRQGEVGIQVRGNLTYNRNKKLFDDKPIPRWAYQSEIGQRWGQQRGLIALGLFESEEEIAHSPIQRYGDVIRPGDVKYRDINGDGEITEEDKVAIGDTDMPQWNYGFGASVSWKGFDLSAFFHGVGQISRIIAGGPLYGQTGNIWGYGQIYSDVADHRWSADNPNPNATYPRLSFNIANNSQASTLWQRDMSFIRLKNLELGYTLPKQLTEKWKMSIVRIYAQGVNVFTFSKFKLWDPELETVSGSSYPQMRVFNVGLSVTL, from the coding sequence AAAAACAAACGGGGTACGAGTTTTTGTACAATAACAGTTTGATTAACAAACAAAAAAGAGTGACCATTAAAGCAAATCACAAAAACTTTAAAGAGGTCCTACAAGAGTTTCTGTCGGAAAGAAACCTGACTTACGAATTGAATCTGAACACGGTATTGATTATGGCCAAAGTGGGTTCTCCGCAAGTTGCTTCCAGCACCGCGGTGTTCTTGCAGCGGCGTAGAATAACAGGGGTTGTGTCTGATAGTAAGGGAGCGCCATTGGAAAGTGTTACGGTTGCGGTTAAGGGGACAACTATTGGAACGAAGACCGATGCGCAGGGGCAATTTGCCTTGGAAATTGAAGATCAGCATAAGGTGCTGCAGTTTTCGCTCGTAGGATTTCAGTCGTTTGAGCGGAATATTAGTGCGTCAAATCAGCTGAAGATCACTTTGGAGCCTGCGGTAAGCGATCTGGAGGAAGCTGTAGTTGTTGCTTATGGAAAGCAACGTAAAATCAGCGTAGTGGGTGCAATTAGTAGCGTTTCCCCGCAACAGTTAAAAACTCCCGTTGCTAAGATCAGCAGCGCATTGGCGGGACAGATGGCAGGCGTTGTTACGGTTCAAGGTTCGGGAGAGCCCGGCTCTGCAACGTCATTTTGGATACGTGGGGTGAGCAGTTTTGCAGGTGGGACCGGTCCACTGGTATTGGTGGACGGGATCGAACGTCCCATGGACCTCGTAGACCCCGAGGATGTCGAGTCATTCTCTGTCTTGAAAGATGCAACTGCCACAGCCGTGTATGGCGTAAGAGGAGCAAATGGTATTGTGATCATTACAACAAAAAGGGGAAAGAAAAGTGTTAAACCGAGTATCAATGCACGTGTTGAGCGCGGTATGTTGGAACCTGTTGTCCTACCGAAATTGGCAAATGCTGCTCAATGGTTAGATTATTATAACGATATCAATTTTGAAGCTTCTGGAAAAGCCCCATTGACACAAGAAGAGATAAATAAATATGTGAATAAAGTAGATCCAGATGTCTATCCAAATGTGGATTGGATGCAAGAGATCTTTAAAAAGAGAACATCAAATGAACGTTTGAATGTAAATGTGACTGGAGGAGGAGATTTTATTAAATATTACGTGTCGGGTTCTTATATGAAAGAGAACGGTATCTTTCAGCCTCGAAAGACATCGAATTATGATCCATCTGTGAATTTTGACCGGATTAATTTTAGATCGAATGTTGATATTAGACTGTCTCGATCGACTGAAGTAAACCTAAACCTCTCCAATCAATACGAAACAAAAAACCGATTAGGTGTAAATTTGGGTGATATGTATGATATTGTGCTCCACACCACACCAGTGGCAACACCTACCCAATTTTCAAATGGCGCCTATGCACAGCCACAAGGAGGACAAAATCCCTATTATTCGCTCAATACCACTGGATTTTCGAAGGATTTCTGGAATAATGCGCAGTCGTTGATTGGTATCACGCAAGATTTTTCGGAGTTGATAACTCCCGGTTTAAAAGCGAATGTTAAGTTTTCCTGGGATGCAAAGAACTCTTCGACATTAGACAAAAGAAAGGCACCAACCACCTATTATGTTGACAAAACAAAACCGCGGGACAGCGAAGGGAATCTTATTTTAAAAGATAACGGTAATGGCAGCGATTATCTTGCTTTAGCCGACTATCATTCGGGAGAGCGTGCGACTAATTTTGAAAGTTCCCTGATGTATGACCAGTTGTTTGGTGACAAGCATCGCGTCGGAGGACTATTTTTATTCTCCATGCGCGAGCGGACAAATAACTTTCCAGAACGGGATTATATCGCAGCATTCCCCTATCGCAATACGGGGATTGCTTCACGTTTGACCTATTCCTACCAGGACCGTTACTTTATCGAAGGTAACTTTGGCTACAATGGATCTGAGAACTTTGCGCCAAAGAAACGTTTTGGTTTCTTTCCTTCCTTGGCTATGGGCTATGTTATTAGTAATGAAGCGTTCTTTAAGTCGCTATTGCCTGTCGTTAACTTTCTGAAAATTCGGGGGTCAATTGGTCGGATTGGTAGCGATAAAATCGGTGGTTCACGTCGATTTGCTTACAATTCAGAAATGAAGCTCGATGGAGGCTATTCTTTCGGCATTGGTGGCAAAAATTATCTTCAGGGTATAGCAACCGGTTATCCGGGGAATCCACTGGTTGCCTGGGAAAGTGCATTAAAGCGTAACATCGGGCTTGAGTTAAGCCTTTTCAACAAATTGACCATACAGGCCGATTATTTTGCGGAGAAACGTGATGGAATTTACATTCTTCAGGAAAGTGTGCCTTCCATCGTGGGAATTAATGTAAAACCCTATGTTAATATTGGACAGATGCAAAATAAAGGGGCCGAAGGATCCTTGGAATTTAATCATCGCCAGGGGGAAGTCGGCATACAGGTCCGGGGTAATCTAACTTACAATCGAAATAAAAAATTATTTGATGACAAGCCAATTCCAAGATGGGCATATCAGTCTGAAATAGGACAACGTTGGGGACAGCAGCGCGGATTAATTGCTTTGGGGCTGTTTGAGTCAGAAGAGGAAATCGCGCATAGCCCGATTCAACGCTATGGCGATGTGATACGTCCCGGTGATGTAAAATATCGGGACATCAATGGAGACGGCGAAATTACAGAAGAAGATAAAGTAGCGATAGGTGATACAGATATGCCGCAATGGAATTATGGATTTGGCGCCAGTGTATCTTGGAAGGGATTTGATCTATCGGCTTTTTTCCATGGAGTCGGACAAATATCCCGGATTATAGCGGGAGGACCTCTATATGGTCAGACTGGCAACATCTGGGGCTATGGACAGATCTATTCGGATGTCGCTGATCACCGCTGGAGTGCAGACAACCCTAATCCAAATGCAACTTATCCACGGCTCTCATTTAATATTGCCAATAACTCTCAAGCTTCCACTTTATGGCAACGCGATATGAGCTTTATTCGTTTGAAGAATCTAGAATTGGGCTATACGTTGCCAAAGCAGCTCACGGAAAAATGGAAAATGTCAATCGTGCGTATTTATGCACAAGGCGTAAATGTGTTCACATTCAGTAAG